The stretch of DNA CTTTTCTCGGCCGACTGACTGCCGCAACATTTCCAAACTCAGCTGTCACAGTAGTATCTTGTCTGATGTAATTTCTGGTGTGAATGTGAAGTAGCGTAAACATCGGTTTGACAGCCAGCTTCTCATACAATcatgaagggtttttttttttgccgatgTGACTTTGTAGAATGAACTGGCCTTCTAACTTGATCTAGAGAGACtgatgtgaaaatgtattcagcaAATCTTATGTTTCTATCATGGATTTTAATGAAGGGTTGAAAATTGATCTTTTAAAATTGTGAATGTCTACCAGCCACTGACAAATGGCCAGAATGACATTCAATAAATGATCATTATTGCTGAAATGAGCTGGTGTTATTTGGGTCTCTGTTTTGACGGCGGTATTAATCAGGTCCCTGTATGATTCCTGCTATGCTTTGGTGGCCCTGTACATTGGCTGACAAGAGCCCTGGATCtgtgccagatcagggccagccCTGGGCCACGGCCACCAAGTGCAGTAGTGGGAGGCAGCTGAATCAATGCAACATTCAAATGAGCTTTGTGGGTGTGTCAGCTGCCAACCTTGCCTTTATATTCTGTGTGAAAGTTTTcaaacagattgtgtgtgtgtgtgtgtgtgcatgcttctctctgtctctctctctctctctagagctCCCCTCACTGGTAGCTTGTGACGCTGCATCCCTGTGTGTGACCTGCTGCGTCTCTGAAGATGTCCCCGCACGTCGTCCCGCTCCTCCTGTGCGCTCTGGTCAGCTGCTGCCGCTCCGCCCATCAGGGCCCCGGCGCCGGCGCCAGCGGCATCGACATCGCCGCCAATCTGGGCAGCGTCCTGCCCACGCTGTCACGGCCGGCCAACGCCAGCCGCATCTTCTACGGGGTGATGTTCGACGCGGGCAGCACGGGAACACGCATCCACATCTACACCTTCATCCAGTCGGGaccaggtgaggaggaggaggaggaggaggaggaggagggggggagagcagGCGTCAGCATGGCACCTGGAGTGGTGAAGTGGGTGATTTAATGCCACATTTCTCAGTGCACAGTAATGAAGGGCTTAGGTGGGAAACAGCGCAGAAAAgaggagggttgtgtgtgtgtgtgtgtgtgcgtgtgtgtgtaggaagaggAGGGTTGGGGCTTTGCAGCGTGTGCAGATGGTGCAGAGGGACGTTGGTTCTCACTCTGGCTTTAACTCATTTATTTACTACATTTTGTGATTTCCTTGTTCTTTATATTGTaagacaaggtgtgtgtgtgtgtgtgtgtgtgtgtatgtgtgtcatcaGTATATGTAGCCCTTCAAGTTTTAAAGTTTTTTTCATGTTAAAGCActttaaagtgtgtgtctgtgtcagtgtgtgcagttCTTGGGTACCATAACTTGCAGTGGTTTGCAGCGCCTTGTGTTTCTGGTCCTGGGCTCCGTGCCTGTAGGCGATGTCTGTGGCCTGCTTGGGGTTTTCATTcctgtgtgtagcctatctcTCATCAGTCTCCTGGTTTGCACTTGTTTTCAGTTTTGAGTGGTAGGCTAGGCTTCTCTTCAGAGTGGTCCCATTGCAATAAGCTTATGTCCTAGACTATTACCTTGGTTTTTCAGTTAATTTTTGAATGGGATGTTAAGCAATTTGCGCTTTTTGTGTGCTGTATACATGTATTGTTCTAATAatgattattgttgtttttattgttaaTGGGTTGAACATTTGTATGCTGCGTATTCCTAATGTATTGAGATTGAGAGAGCTGCATATGTTGTCCTGTTTGTCTGTACATGATTTGTTCTGTTGGCCGTgggatccagtctgaggtgctGGATGATGTAGTCAGGTTTTTGACAGATGGTTCGGATGTGAAAACAAGACCTCAATCTTCCCTCTGAGCCTCAGTTTACTTACAGCTTAAGGAACACCAAAAAGGGAAAATAACTTCCTTTTCACAATACACAGGAAGCTCAAACCACCCGCACATCTACCTCTTGTGATATGAGGGACTCGGGGAGGAATGTAATAACAATGCTTGTTAAATTCTCCCATCTTCTTTGAATTCCAAATGATTTGTCAGAGTCCTCCTCTGCCTGTTCCTTTCGTTTGCATTTATGCCATCTCTCTTGTTTACACACCATTACTgaaccactctgtgtgtgtgtgtgtgtgtgtgtgtgtgtgtgtgtgtgtgtgtgtgtgtgtgttttaatgttgtttgtgtgtgtgttttctaatgTTGTTGTGTGTCTCATCTCACAGATGTGCTGCCTGTTCTGGATAATGAAATGTTCCATTCTGTTAAACCTGGTCTGTCTGCGTTTGCCGACACGCCTGAGATTGTAAGTTCACAATGACTGTCATTATACATTACTGCCATGgagctttttctgtctctgaACACTAATGCACTATTATTGCTATGACATAACACAGCTCAGTTTTTGCAGTGACCAAATGCAAATAGCTTAATTTAGATCTGTGTGGATTaatgtgtgtgcagctgtgtttTGTATGGGAGGCCGTgtcatcacgtgtgtgtgtttgcatgtttacattatgtttgtatatgtgccAATATGTGCgttacaaatatacacatacgcATGTTTGCACCGTTTGCAAATACAGCTGCTTAAGCACAATTAAAAATATGtgcttctgtttgtgtgcgCCCGCATATGGATatgggtttgtttttgtgtgtgtgagtgcaagtgtatgtgtggctTGATTGTGTAAGCATAAAAATAGGTGTTTATCTGTGTATTTAATATAtactgtgtctatgtgtgtggtcatgtacgggtgtgtatggatgtgttttcatgtgtgcatgtgtttgtgtgtttgtgtgtgtgtgtgcttgtgcgtgtgcgtgtgcgtgtgcgtgcgcatgcgtgtgtgtgtgcgtgcgtgtgtgcgcgcttgcgtgtgtgtgcgtgcgtgtgttcgcgcgtgtgtgcgcgcgttcgCGTGTAGGCTGGAGAGACGGTGCGGCAGCTACTGCGGGTGGCTAAGAAGACGGTTCCGCGCCTGGAGTGGAAGAGAACCCCCGTGGTTCTAAGAGCAACTGCCGGCCTCCGGCTCCTCCCCGCCAAGAAAGCCCAGGCCCTGCTGGACGAGGTACTCTAGGGGTAGAGAACCGGAGATGGGAATGGTTCTGCTGGGCAAGGAAATGAAGGGTGGGGACTGGGGAGAACCTTGAGATGGGTTCTACTAGACAAGTTTGAGAAGAGAACCAGGGGTAGGGAGAACCGAGATGGGTTGGGATCTACTGGGGGAGGtattgggggtggggtgttgaAAACGGGCTGGGTTCTATATGACATGTTACCAGAGAGGGCTAGGTttgttaaaggtcaaaggtataaCTCCTTAAAGCATCTTACAGATTTGCAGTCAACCGTGTACAAAGTGATGTACCACCCCACACATGCTAACTATtgttaatgataatgataacgtATTATGATTCATTATAATTGAAGTTAACacttattattatattattattattatattattattattattatactttaTTCTTCATGAGGGATGCAAGTGTGTATTGGTTTTGGTAGCCCTGAGAGGTGATATTTCTCCATGTCAGGACTCAGCTGTAGTGGTgctgtagtggtgttgtagTGGTGCTGTAGTGGTgctgtagtggtgttgtagtggtgttgtagtGGTGCTGTAGTGGTGCTGTAGTGGTCTCCTGTGGCTCCTCAGGTGCAGGACGCCTTTGATGAGTCCCCTTTCCTGGTCCCGGAGGACAGCGTCACCATCATGGACGGCATCGATGAAGGTAATGTGGCATTTAGGTgcggtcacacgcttgcgtccgccaacgttggtccgttgttttcccattcactttacattggctggacttcacttgatgccgcactgaattgtgggtccaaTGCGTTGCCTGGGATACGTTGCGTCcattaaaaagttgagaaacttttgacggatcgcgcaagcgccagccaatgaaattcagtgTATGCAagtttcgaacactgacaaaccaatcagttcgcgtttatggaaatgtgacgaaatgaggcatacgttggcggacgcaagcgcgTGACCGCACCGTTATACATGATGCACCCGACCTGTAGCGGGACAATGTCACGTCAAAACCATGTAGCTCTCGCTGGAGCGCCAACATGTGAAGTCCGCACCAAGGTGGCAGGGAACTGTTGACCAGGACACACTTTTGGGCCAGAGTAAGCTGTTTGGGTTTGCATATTGGGTTTACTGCCATATTGAATTTTATCGAAAACTAAAACAGGTCACAtatatcttatttatttatatatttacatatatttttggaaagaGCTTGTCCGTCAtagccaatcaaaatcggcgAGAAAGCTGTCAAACATGAAGAAAGGTGATATCTCAGCAACACGTtcatgtatcaaaaccaaacttggtactgGAACTCCTTTGTGATGAGACGTGCGATTTGGCACCTTTTGACCTCTAGAGGGCATTGCAGTAAACAAAGCTGCATTATGGTCGTGCGTTAAAGTGCATCACTTAAAATTACATACAGTTGGAATCCTTCCTTGGAATCCGAGTTCCCTGTTCCAGTCTGCTCTTGTTGGTGAACTGCACCTGAGTAAACCCACTCTGCAGTTTCTCGGAAATGCAGTCTAGTGTTTTTGCGGAGACGTGTTTGCCGTGGTGACGTGACGTGGCTAAGCTCCTAATGAGGTCTCGTCAGTAGCCGTGCTTGTGGGCTCAGAGTGGCGCCAGCCACGGACGTCCAGCTCAGCAGTTACCCAGAGTGCCGAGCGCTGGAGACGACCCAGCAGAAAACAGGCTCCTTTAGGGAGCCGCGCCGTCAGGACTGtcctgttcttgtgtgtgtgtgtgtgtgtgtctccgaaTGTGTAattacatgagtgtgtgtgagtgtaagtgaggtgtggtgtgtgtgggcacagggTGGCTCATCAGCGTTTCTTCGCGCTCACACGCAGATGAGCTGAGGCCGAGTCTTTGTTCCCGTCAGATGGGCCTGAGGTTGCAAATCAGCGTTTTGCATCATCGCAAAAATGCACCTGTGAAGCACTTCATCTGGTGTCAGACCACTTGTAATCAAACAGGGCGGATGTGACTTGTTCATTAATGTTGCCTGGCGCTCTTTAAAAAGCGTGtgtgcgctggtgtgtgtgttctgtctcccCTGTAGGGATCCTGGCCTGGGTGACGGTGAACTACCTGACAGGTGAGTCATCCGTGCTGacgcagccaaacacacacaagctcgcacaccgacagaaagacagacacgaGACAagcttacacgcacacacacacactcacacacaggcctcattACTGTGGTCATGTCAGAGACCTTGTTTGTGTTCCATCTCATGAGCTCATAGAGGAGGCCTATTTCAGCGCTTTGGAGACACTCATGCTGATGTCTGATCAGTTTAAAGATACAGCCTCCTTAGAGCAAATGATCACAGTATACTGTGCAGTGCACACCTGCACTCAAAGTGTCCTATTTAAAataaaagaaggaaagaagctATTTAAATCAAATAGAAATGCATGGATGCTATTCCTGTTCCCCATGTCTGTACGTTTAATGTGTCTGTAACAGCACAGAAAAACAAGTCAGTGGTTTAATGTGTGGGTAACAGCACAGATAAACAAGTCAGTGGTTTAATGTGTGGGTTACAGCACAGATAAACAAGTCAGTGGTTTAATGTGTCAGTAACAGCACAGATAAACAAGTCAGTGGTTTAATGTGTGGGTAACAGCACAGATAAACAAGTCAGTGGTTTAATGTGTCAGTAACAGCACAGATAAACAAGTCAGTGGTTTAATGTGTGGGTAACAGCACAGATAAACAAGTCAGTGGTTTAATGTGTCAGTAACAGCACAGAGAAACAAGTCAGTGGTTTAATGTGTGGGTAACAGCACAGATAAACAAGTCAGTGGTTTAATGTGTCTGTAACAGCACAGATAAACAAGTCAGTGGTTTAATGTGTCGGTAACTAACAGCACAGATAAACAAGTCAGTGGTTTTAAATGGGCTTGTGCAGGTCGCATGCagaggaagagtgaaaacaCAGTCGGGATCCTGGATCTCGGCGGGGGATCCACTCAGATCACTTTCCTCCCCAAACACAAGGTGAGTCTGctcacgccccggtcactttcctccccaaacacaaaacacaagggccgggtttcccagattccttaagaagctcttaagtgctaaggacttcttaggagcgttcttagaacgttcttagagcgctcctaagaagttcatagcacttaagagcttcttaaggaatctgggaaacccaacACGAGGTGAGTTGAGCAATTGCTCCccttgtctttctgtctgtccggAGTGTGGAAACCAAGTTGTGCATGATTGCTTCGCAACGATGTTGTGTCATGTGCACGCAAGGTCACCGGGGGTCAGAGTTGTCACAGGGCCCAAATTACCCCGCTGTGCAAGTCATGTTGTGCACACGGATGTGTTGCGTTGGGTGTTCAACATCAGTTTCCTGTTTGTTTTCACAGAAAACCACTGAATGTGCTCCTGATGACTACACAGCAAAGTTTGATCTCATGAACGCTACATATGAGCTCTATACCCATAGGTAAGATTGATCTCATGAACGCTACATATGCGCTCTGTACCCATAGGTAAGACAGTAACTGCACAATGTTGTTGTTGACTACATGACAGTAGTCATGTGGTAAATTAGATTATGTATTTAAAAACAATTACAGATTTAAAAACAATTACAGTCTAATAAgatttgctttatttatttttaacctCATCCTCATAATAACTCTTGGGTGAATTGACTTTAGAAACAGGGTCAGCAAATAAACCAGTGAAAGCCGCTGTAAGCAACTTTGACCTGATTCTACTCATCCTTGCTATTTcatatacactgtacacatgaGTTATAGCTAGCCAGGGATGGCCAGTTCTGTGTTTTcagtacactgtacacatgacTTATAACTATCCAGGGATGACCACCTCTTGTGTTTTcagtacactgtacacatgacTTATAACTATCCAGGGATGAACAGTTCTGTGTTTTCAGTACGCTGTATTATAGCTAGCCAGGGGTGACCAGTTGTGTTtagtacactgtacacatgggTTATAGCTAGCCAGGGGTGATCAGTTCTGTGTTTTCAGCACACTGGACACATGGGTTATAGCTAGCCAGGGGTGACCAGTTGTGTTTAATGCTCTGTACACATGGGTTATAGCTAGCCAGGGGTGACCAGTTGTGTtagtacactgtacacatgggTTATAGCTAGCCAGGGGTGACCAGTTGTGTtagtacactgtacacatgggTTATAGCTAGCCAGGGGTGACCAGTTGTGTtagtacactgtacacatgggTTATAGCTAGCCAGGGGTGACCAGTTGTGTtagtacactgtacacatgggTTATAGCTAGCCAGGGGTGACCAGTTGTGTTTAATGCTCTGTACACATGGGTTATAGCTAGCCAGGGGTGACCAGTTGTGTtagtacactgtacacatgggTTATAGCTAGCCAGGGGTGACCAGTTGTGTtagtacactgtacacatgggTTATAGCTAGCCAGGGGTGACCAGTTGTGTtagtacactgtacacatgggTTATAGCTAGCCAGGGGTGACCAGTTGTGTtagtacactgtacacatgggTTATAGCTAGCCAGGGGTGACCAGTTGTGTtagtacactgtacacatgggTTATAGCTAGCCAGGGGTGACCAGTTGTGTtagtacactgtacacatgggTTATAGCTAGCCAGGGGTGACCAGTTGTGTTtaatacactgtacacatgggTTATAGCTAGCCAGGGGTGACCAGTTGTGTTTAATGCACTGTACACATGGGTTATAGCTAGCCAGGGGTGACCAGTTGTGTtagtacactgtacacatgggTTATAGCTAGCCAGGGGTGACCAGTTGTGTTtaatacactgtacacatgggTTATAGCTAGCCAGGGATGACCAGTTGTGTTtaatacactgtacacatgggTTATAGCTAGCCAGGGGTGACCAGTTGTGTTtaatacactgtacacatgggTTATAGCTAGCCAGGGGTGACCAGTTGTGTTtaatacactgtacacatgggTTATAGCTAGCCAGGGGTGACCAGTTGTGTTtaatacactgtacacatgggTTATAGCTAGCCAGGGGTGACCAGTTGTGTTtaatacactgtacacatgggTTATAGCTAGCCAGGGGTGACCAGTTGTGTTtaatacactgtacacatgggTTATAGCTAGCCAGGGGTGACCAGTTcttgacacacacctgtgttaTTGGTTCATTTGCACGGATTGAAATGTCAACGCTGCAATTAGTGTCTGCTAACGTGCCTCGGGCAGGTCCCAACGGGTTTGTTTACCTTCTCCAGCCGGAGCATGTGCCTGCCATCAGGTGATCAAGAGGCAAGCCGAGACCCAgcacttcctgtttacatttgtgAGCTTGGCTATTAGTGTTGCAACACTATGAGAGTCTCTTGGCATGATAACTATCTCTAATCCAAATATCAGGGTTTTCAGTATTATCACTAAAGCAAATATCAGGGTTTGCAGTATCATCGCggtgtgttttctttgtctttAGTGCGTTTCTGCTTGTGAGTCAGAGGCTACCAAATTAAAGCACACAGACTTAGCCAGCAGTCAGGATGTGGAGAATCATTTAAATTTGGGAATGCTTTTGGATGATGTTGCCCAACATGATGGAGCGTGCTTTATATGTTTCCTCTTTGACAGCCGCTTCAGTTCAAAGGCTACGCACACAGTAAAATAAGCCTGAGACGACTTTCATACCACAGTAATCCACCATGTCGGTACACCACTGCAACCCTAATTGTTATTGTATGTAGTGTTTTTGTAATTAAGTATACGCTGTGTGAGATCTCCCTGAAACAGTCggtgatgagatgagatgagaggaagacCTTCTCAGTGAGTTATATTCCGCGTACCTCACGTGCTGCTAGTTTGGGTTGCCCGGCGTTTCCTATTAGCTTCTGCCATTAGGAGGCTAACGTGGTTACTTGAAGCCATGCGTTGTGTAGGAGCTAGAGTCTCCAGCTGCGTCACTGAAACCTTATAATATCTATTAAAGTAGCACATGGCCTGCTCACACAAAACCCAtttaggaggagagggagtCGGAGGTCATGTCAACATGCGCTGGATTGGCTTCAGTAGCGGCCACCTTGTTTCCCAGTGTGATCAGTCTCTGcccacaacaccacacagcacacagcacacagaaccagacgccacacagaaccacacagcacacagcacacagaaccacacaccacacagtaccagacaccacacagaaccacacagcacacagaaccaaacagcacacagaaccacacagaaccacacagcacacagaaccaaacagcacacagcacatagaACCAAATagcacacagaaccacacagcacacagaaccacacagaaccagacaccacacagaaccaaacagcacacagaaccagacagcacacagaaccaaacagcacacagaaccacacagcacacagaaccacacagaaccaaacagcacacagaaccagacaccacacagaaccacacagcacacagaaccagacaccacacagaaccacacagcacacagaaccagacaccacacagaaccacacagcacacagaaccagacaccacacagaaccaaacagcacacagaaccagacaccacacagaaccacacagcacacagaaccagacaccacacagaaccacacagcacacagaaccagacaccacacagaaccacacagcacacagaaccagacaccacacagaaccacacagcacacagaaccagacagcacacagaaccagacagcacacagaaccacacagcacacagaaccaGACACCGCACAGAACCAGACACCACACAGAACCAGatgccacacagcacacagaaccaGACAGCACGCAGAACCACATATGTATGAGATGGCAAGAGATGCAGCTACGCTATTGGGTTCTAATAGGTTCTCCCAGAACTGTATGGAGATAAAATATTGAAATGAGGAGTAGTGTTGTCCATAACTGAACCCTAAGTCCAGCACTCagccattagtgtgtgtgtgtgtgtgtgtgtgtgtgtgtgtgtgtgtgtgtgtgtgtgtgtgtgtgtgtgtggcatttgtCCCATAAGTTGGATGTGTGTTACATTAGATCAGATATTAGCCTCCGCTCAGATGCTataactgtatttgtgtgtgtgtgtgtgtgtgtgtgtgtgtgtactgtgtgtgtgtgtgtgtgtgtgtgtgtgtgtgtgtgtgtgtgtgtgtgtgtgtgtgtgtgtgtgtgtgtgtactgtgtgtggctCCACTGCGCTCCTGGTAACAGTATGGAGCTTCACAGGAGATGATCTTtttactgtacctgtgtgtgtctgactgtgtgtctgactgtgtttctgactctgtgtgtgtgtgtgtgtgtgtgtgtgtgtgtgtgttttcagctaCCTGGGGAATGGGATCAAAGCGGCTCGTCTGTCGGCGCTGGGAGCTCTGGGAGCAGAAGGTAATTGGAATGTTGAGCGCTCCTCATCAGCGCTGCTTTCATGTCTgtcctctccatcacacacacacacacacacacacacacacacacacacaccccgtctcATCAGCACTACTTTCATGTCTgtcctctccatcacacacacacacacacacacacacacacacacagtctcatcagCGCTGCTTTCATGTCTGtcctctccatctcacacacacacacacacacacacacacacacacacaccccgtctcATCAGCACTACTTTCATGTCTgtcctctccatcacacacacacacacacacacacacacacatacagtctcatCAGCGCTGCTTTCATGTCTgtcctctccatcacacacactcacacaatcccCATCTGGCctgtcacattcacacacacacacacacacacacacacacacacacacatacatacacaccacaaaacacacaccctaTCGATCTTGTTGaattcacacacttacacacacgacaaacacacaccccatgtATCCTGTaacatttacacagacacacactctcatgcgcACTCTAGCGTCTGACAGATGCTTCTGCTGACccgacagacacactctctgccctcttccctgtctgtgtctgtgtctgtgtgtgtgtgtgtgtgtgtgtgtgtgtgcgtgcgcctgaGTCAGTAGGGGTGTTTTTCTCAGTGTTGTTGAAGTTGACACTGTCACACTGTCATATAGTGTGTGGCAAGGCACACCTGACCCTGAGGTccctccagccccagcagcagcatcttATTACCCCTGGAGCCTGAAGCGCTTCATTACGCTGCAGTGTAGTCTGATAGGCTGAGTGGCTGACACTGCATCACGTCAGGGCACTCATGGTTTaaataatgagtgtgtgtgtgtctgagacactATGACATCAGGGCTACAGTGTAGCACATTCATGCATtaaatacaatgtgtgtgtgtgtgtgtgtgtgtgtgtgtgtgtgtgtgtgtgtgtgtgtctgagacactGTATGACATCAGGGCTACAGTGCAGCACACTCATGgcttaaatactgtgtgtgtgtgtgtgtgtgtgtgtgtgcggtatcAGGGCTACAGTGCAGCACTCATGGCTTAAATAAAGGCGCAGGCTCAGTGTAATAAGGACTGGGGTGGTCAACCAGCCACTCAGCTGATCCTGCTATGCGTCACCACTGTTCTTTGGAAAGGTCAGACAAGTAAGCgatctgtaactgtgtgtgtgtgtgtgtgtgtgtgtgtgtgtgtgtgcttctctctaaGGCCTAGAGTGGAGGGAGTTTCACAGCAGCTGCCTGCCTAAGAAGTTTAAGGAGGACTGGAGCTTCGGTGGCCTCACCTATAAAATCAGCGGCATCCCTGATGGTGAGCACTGCTCTACACTTCCAactttcacatctctctctctctccctctctctccctctctctccctctctctctctctctccctctctctctctctctctctctccctctccctccctctctctctctccctctctctccctctctctccctctccctctccccctctcctctccctttctctctctctctctctctctctctctctctccctctctctctctctctctccctctctccctctctctccctctctctctctctccctctccctctctctccctctccctctcctctccctttctctctctctctccctctctctctctctctccctctctctctctctctctctctctctccctctccctccctctctctctctccctctctctccctctctctccctctccctctccccctctcctctccctttctctctctctctctctctctctctctctccctctctctctctctctctccctctctccctctctctccctctccttctctctctctctctctctctccctctccctctctctccctctccctctcctctccctttctctctctctctctctctctctctctctctctctctctctctctctccctctccctctctccctctctctccaagtcCCATGCTACATTTAATGCAGGCCCCTTTGAAGCGTTGTTTATTCTGATAGTGATGTAGGCCTGATGTACATTCTATTGTTGTCCAATCACACGCCTCTCTCTATTGTGCCTGTCCAATCACATGCCTCTCTCTATTGTGCCTGTCCAATCACAGACCTCTCTCTATTGTGCCTGTCCAATCACacgcctctctctgttttgcctGTCCaatcacacacccctctcttttTAGCCTGTCCAATCACATGCCTCTCTCTTTTGAGCCTGTCCaatcacacacctctctcttttgTGCCTGTCCAATGATGCGCCTGTCTCTCTGGAGCCTGTCCATTCACttgcctgtgtttgtgctgtgctaGGCTACGCTggcgtaatgtaatgtaatgcgcctgtgtttgtgctgtgctaGGCTACGCTAGCGTAATCTAATGTAGTGTAatgctgtgtttgtgctgtgctaGGCTATGCTggcgtaatgtaatgtaatcctgtgtttgtgctgtgctaGGCTACGCTggcgtaatgtaatgtaatgctgtgtttgtgctgtgctaGGCTAcgctgctaaatgtaatgtgcctgtgtttgtgctgtgctaGGCTACGCTggcgtaatgtaatgtaatgtaatgtaatgtaatgaaatactgtgtttgtgctgtgctaGGCTACGCTAGcataatgcaatgtaatgcgcctgtgtttgtgctgtgctaGGCTACGCTggcgtaatgtaatgtaatgctgtgtttgtgctgtgctaGGCTAcgctgctaaatgtaatgtgcatagacagtaaaagatatggacagagctatcacgtagacggcagcagagaccgaggaagcaaatttcaacggtttttttaggtcttcttatttcgtcataggtctcctgcgcaggctcaggtgtcgtacatgtgacgtaggcacgtagtctgacctatggcgacgctttactctcgctggacgcatgcgcctttaacactttagcattgactttcgaaaaacgttaattactcagccgataagacagttacgagattattatgtcaatttcacaatgtagtatgtaccccgacaatagaaaatgttcatataaaggcttaa from Sardina pilchardus chromosome 12, fSarPil1.1, whole genome shotgun sequence encodes:
- the LOC134097944 gene encoding ectonucleoside triphosphate diphosphohydrolase 5-like gives rise to the protein MSPHVVPLLLCALVSCCRSAHQGPGAGASGIDIAANLGSVLPTLSRPANASRIFYGVMFDAGSTGTRIHIYTFIQSGPDVLPVLDNEMFHSVKPGLSAFADTPEIAGETVRQLLRVAKKTVPRLEWKRTPVVLRATAGLRLLPAKKAQALLDEVQDAFDESPFLVPEDSVTIMDGIDEGILAWVTVNYLTGRMQRKSENTVGILDLGGGSTQITFLPKHKKTTECAPDDYTAKFDLMNATYELYTHSYLGNGIKAARLSALGALGAEGLEWREFHSSCLPKKFKEDWSFGGLTYKISGIPDGYAGYRLCYQEMERVVKGIVHQPYELKDSSVFYAFSYYFDIAATAGLIDERQGGMVKVQDYKRRAKEVCNKMAKYRLESPFLCMDITYITCLLKDGFGFKDNTVLQLTKKVNGVETSWALGAILEHFQSIQIHQDHASPDSSTLALH